In the Enterobacter cloacae subsp. cloacae ATCC 13047 genome, AGCGGCTACACCGGCGCGCGACGAATCGTGATCCTCTCTCTGCTGCTGTTTATCGTCCTCGGGATCTGGGCCTGGTTTGGCGTGCTGGATGAGGTCTCAACCGGTACCGGCAAAGTGATCCCCAGCTCGCGCGAGCAGGTTTTACAGTCGCTGGACGGGGGGATCCTCACCGAGCTGAACGTCCACGAGGGCGATCAGGTGCAGGCCGGACAAGTGCTGGCGCGCCTTGATCCCACGCGTTCAGAATCAAACGTCGGCGAAAGTGCGGCACGCTATCGCGCCTCGCTGGCTTCCAGCGCGCGCCTGTATGCCGAGGTGAACGATCTGCCGCTTAAATTCCCCCCTTCGCTGAAGGAATGGCCGGAGCTGATTGCGGACGAAACGCGGCTCTACAACTCCCGCCGCGCGCAACTTGAGGATACCCAGCGGGAGCTGCGTGCCGCGCTCGATCTCGCCAATAAGGAGCTGGCGATCACCCAGCGGCTGGTTAAAACCGGGGCCGCCAGCCACGTAGAGGTGCTACGCCTGCAGCGGCAGAAAAGTGACCTGGAGCTGAAGCTCACCGACGTGCGCTCGCAGTATTACGTTCAGGCGCGCGAGGCGCTCTCCAAAGCCAACGCGGAGGTGGATATGGTCTCGGCGATCCTGAAAGGCCGTCAGGATTCCGTCACGCGCCTGACGGTGAAATCGCCGGTGCGCGGGATCGTGAAAAACATCAAGGTCACCACCATCGGCGGCGTGATCCCGCCCAACGGCGAGCTGATGGAGATCGTGCCGGTGGACGATCACCTGCTGATCGAAACTCGCCTCTCGCCGCGCGATATCGCCTTTATCCACCCGAACCAGGAAGCGCTGGTCAAAATCACCGCCTACGACTACGCCATTTACGGCGGGCTGCACGGGGTGGTAGAGACGATTTCCCCGGACACCATCCAGGACGAAGCCAAGCCGGAAGTGTTCTATTACCGGGTGTTTATCCGCACCAGCCAGGATTACCTGGTGAATAAAGCAGGCAGGCACTTCTCAATTGTGCCTGGGATGATTGCGACGGTGGATATTAAAACCGGGGAGAAAACGGTGCTGGATTATATGATTAAGCCGTTTAACCGGGCGAAGGAAGCGCTGAGGGAGCGGTGATCTTTGCAGGATGAACAGGGCATGCCTCCACTCAATTTATAGAGCGGAGGCAGTTTGTTGCACTTCAAACCGTAGCTCGCTCATTCCAGGCATCGGAGTATTGAATATTTCCATCAACATAACGCCATGTGATTTTCTCGTAGCGCAGTTGAATGCTTTCCATGTGCCCTGTTCCCGGACAGTTACGTGTATCGTGCATAATTGGCGTAATAGAAACAACTTTTACACTTTCCAGTAAAATATTGAAGTATTCGACTTCCTGCCCTGCATCATTAATGTGGTACCACTTTACCTCTGCAGATTTGAGAGCTTGCCCTGTTGCAACAGCCCGATAAAGATAGGGGGATGCGCTGTCAATTTCTTTTTCAAACAGGAAAGGAGCGTGCTGACGTGTTCCGGTGAGGCTTCCTGTTGTCCCATCAACCGGGATACTTAAATTATGTGTCAAACCACGTAATTCAATACTCCCTTCTCTATGTTCTACGTCAGATGACCCCTTAATCAGATTCCCTGCATCATCTTTTAGCCATAAATGGACCGGTACAGCCATCATTTTCCTCCTTATTAATCATATAACCATCTTCCCGCTTTCGCAGATTCGGCGAACATCCTCACCGTTAAAGGCTTAGAAATTTGCTTTACGGGTTTATCCGTAAACCATTTTCGAAAAAACCATGTGTGAAACCATGGGTAATAGGCATTGTAATTCATCAGCGTTATATCAATATTGAATCGTTCGCTGAATTTATCCATACAGATGGCTAAATCATCATCCTCTGCATAGTCTTGTAAAATATCATCTAACTGCAAAGGTATGAGCTTGCCGGTAAATGTACCCATAACGGGCAATTCATTCTGAAAAAAAGCCAAAACCTCTTGTTCAGTTACCATATCCGGTCTTTCTTATGAGCAATCGTGTTATACATTTTAAGTGTCTTATAGCATATTTGAGCCAAATCGCTGGCTACCAATGTCCAGCCAATCACTGGTAGGCCTCTCCCGATAAAGGCCCCCAAATTTGTCACATACTTAGGTTTTAAAGTGGCAATGCTCGCTTCAGTTAACGTCGGTAATCTTACAGGTAACTCTACATTGAGATATTGACGTAAATATTTTGATGCTATAGATGTTCCTGCTGTTGTTCCGTAGGGCTTATTTCTGGTCTTTAATATCGGCAATCCTAAAATGATACAACTCATTGTTAGTGCATCCTCTATGCCGCCAAACTGCTCTTCAATTTTATCTAACAAAATCCAGAAAAACAGTTCACCAGCCGATATGTTGCAAATTCCTTTATAGAAGTAGGTTCCATTAAGCGCCTCGACGGTATCCATACACACCTTCATAGCCATTCTTATTAAGAATAAATACCATACGCCACTTTGACCGCAATGTTGATAAAATAGACCTTTATAAATTCCTAATTTTATAAACCGGCAGTATTATGTGCGGCGGAAAATATTTGCTCATCAGGTGAAACATTTTTGGCTTGAACGCATTCCTCATTTTCCATTTTTTCTGAAGCAGCCTCGCAGAATGTAACTTATCCCTTCATCCCCACTTTTTCTAACGGCTTTTCGGGCGTATGTTCCTCCCACGCCAGCAAAATCTGGCGTCGGGATTGGCATCCCGGTTAAACTTAATGGCGGCGTAAGCTCTTGTTGCGCCGTGCGTCTGGCTACATTCCAATGGTGGGCTGGGCGGGGGCGTCGCAAGACGCGCCGGTGTCCATTAAGGCCGGTAATGCCAACTCCGTTCAGTCCTGCCACCCGGGAAATTGGCATTTCTCTGGCAGAGTCTTAATCACTTAATGGAAACTGTCATATGACCACCAGTAACGCACTTTTCACGACCCCTTTCGACTGCAACACCGACTTCATCGATCTTGCCGACAATTGCCAACGCTATTGCGAAGCGCTGGTGGAAGAGACCAATCCCGCGAGAAAAATAGCCCTCTGCGGTCGTCTTGCTTCGACTTTTGCCCTGCTCCGCCCAATGCTGCTGGAGCCTATCCCTGAGCACTTACAGGGACGGAGGCTGGAATCGCGTTGCTGGGTTGAGGTGGTTTTCTCCCTCTCCCTGTGGGAGAGGGCCGGGGTGAGGGCATCATACCGCACCTATTTTATATTTATAAACAGGACGTTAATTATGAGTAACCAGGAAAAATTACGCATCTCAACGACGCCACGCGCATTACCTTCGCCCAAAAGGGGCTTCTTTAAGCGCCCACTGCCCCGGCGTTTTACCGGTCCACGCGCTGAAGACCTCAATGAATGCGCTGACGCTGCTGTAGCCGCAGGACAGCGCAATCCATCCCACCGGCTTCCCCGCGGCCAACCACTCCATTGCCTGCATTACCCGCGCCAGTTGCCGCCAGTTAACGAAGTTCATTCCGGTCTGGGCACGAAAACGACGGTTGAACGTACGCACGCTCATCCCCGCCTGGCGGGCATGGTTCTCAACCGTCTGATTATCATCGACAAACTGCAGCAAATGCCTGACTACGTCCTTCAGACGCGGATCCGTCGGCACGGGCAGAGTAAAGTGCACCTGAGGTGCCACGGCAAGCTCATCCAGCAGCAGGGTGAGCTTTCGCGGATCGTACTCGCTTTCAGCAACGCTTAAGCGGGAAAACAGTGCATGGGTAAGATCGTCGGGCTCGAACAGGGCGGGCACATCGGGAAGCCTTGCGCAGCAGGCGGGGTCAAGATAGATGGCGCTGCCTTCTATCGCGCTTTCAGAAAAGGCGGCGTGCTGATTGCCAGGCGGGATCCAGCCGATGTGTTTTGCCGGTACGACCGAGCGCCCCTGCTGCGACTCAATCACCAGCAGACCCGTTGCAATGCGCCACAGCTGCCCAGCGCGATGGCTGTGCCAGGGGGTTCGGTACCCGCCAGGATGAAGGAGCGTCTCAGTACTGACCATATCATTTTGACCGAAAACCGTTATTCATCGGCGTATTACAGAAACTGCGTCTTCGGCTGTCAAGGATAATGGCGACTAAACCACATAAGGAGCCCTTAATGAGCATAATCACATCCCTGATAGCCGACACCGACAATGCCGCACAGCGCGAAAAGATGGCGTGCCTGTTAACCCGCTTATTCAACGGCGATATCGATCCGGCAGAGGTCTTTACGCCCGATTACCAGCAGGTTACGGACGGTCACACGCTTGATTACCGGGGATTTATCCAGCACCTGAGCCACGTCCGCTCGCAGACTCGCACGATCGCCTTTACCGTGGCGGAGATAGCCTGTCATGACGAACTTCTGGCTGACCGGCATATCGTGACGGTCACGTATCCTGGCGGTCGTCAGGCAGAGATCGAGGTTTACCTGTTTGCCGCGCTGCGTGAAGGGAAAATCTGGCGGATCCATGAAGTCACGCGGGCCCTCAGCGGCGATGCTTCAGATCGCACGCTGGCCCATGCGACAGAGTAACGTCACTCCGCCGGGCGCGGTACGCTACGGTTATATACCTCAACATAACGCGCAAATTTTCCGATAAACACGCCCGCAAATACCCCGCCTGAGATAATTGCCAGCGCACTCATGGCGGGTTGCTGCATTGTATGGGGAGAGATGGCGCTCATCACGCCCAGCACATACTTCACCGCGAACGCCAGCATCATAAACGGCAGCGCGGTGTAGTCTGCCTGACGGTAGAGGCTGCGCGGTGCCTCAGCTCGGGTGATAGCCGCCTGCTTAATCAGAAAGTACCCCAGTGCCGCACCGGCAAGGATCCCCGCCGTCCACAATGCAACAGTCGCAGGAGTCAGCGTGCGATAGACCACCAGATCGTAAATATCCCAGATAAGAAAAATGCCCGGAATGATAGCAAGCCGCTCCAGCGTCACGGTGGCCGGCTTGCGGGCTTTAATGCCGCGGGAGATAAGGAAGATAAACAGCACCCACACCCAGGCGGGTGTGTGCGTAACGACACCGAGCAGAAATTCAAACATGGAGATCACCATGGACGATCGCGGCTCCTGCCGCCCTGAACGCGTATTGCGCATAACGGCAGGAGCGCCATTATGCGCAGGTCTTTTACAGCGATTTTTTCAGGCGACGAACCGCCTCTTTCAGCTCTTCATCCGTTGGCGTTACAAACGACATAC is a window encoding:
- a CDS encoding HlyD family efflux transporter periplasmic adaptor subunit translates to MDDLDNALGSESGYTGARRIVILSLLLFIVLGIWAWFGVLDEVSTGTGKVIPSSREQVLQSLDGGILTELNVHEGDQVQAGQVLARLDPTRSESNVGESAARYRASLASSARLYAEVNDLPLKFPPSLKEWPELIADETRLYNSRRAQLEDTQRELRAALDLANKELAITQRLVKTGAASHVEVLRLQRQKSDLELKLTDVRSQYYVQAREALSKANAEVDMVSAILKGRQDSVTRLTVKSPVRGIVKNIKVTTIGGVIPPNGELMEIVPVDDHLLIETRLSPRDIAFIHPNQEALVKITAYDYAIYGGLHGVVETISPDTIQDEAKPEVFYYRVFIRTSQDYLVNKAGRHFSIVPGMIATVDIKTGEKTVLDYMIKPFNRAKEALRER
- a CDS encoding Hcp family type VI secretion system effector; this encodes MAVPVHLWLKDDAGNLIKGSSDVEHREGSIELRGLTHNLSIPVDGTTGSLTGTRQHAPFLFEKEIDSASPYLYRAVATGQALKSAEVKWYHINDAGQEVEYFNILLESVKVVSITPIMHDTRNCPGTGHMESIQLRYEKITWRYVDGNIQYSDAWNERATV
- a CDS encoding DUF1493 family protein — protein: MVTEQEVLAFFQNELPVMGTFTGKLIPLQLDDILQDYAEDDDLAICMDKFSERFNIDITLMNYNAYYPWFHTWFFRKWFTDKPVKQISKPLTVRMFAESAKAGRWLYD
- a CDS encoding STM2901 family protein — its product is MDTVEALNGTYFYKGICNISAGELFFWILLDKIEEQFGGIEDALTMSCIILGLPILKTRNKPYGTTAGTSIASKYLRQYLNVELPVRLPTLTEASIATLKPKYVTNLGAFIGRGLPVIGWTLVASDLAQICYKTLKMYNTIAHKKDRIW
- a CDS encoding helix-turn-helix domain-containing protein, giving the protein MVSTETLLHPGGYRTPWHSHRAGQLWRIATGLLVIESQQGRSVVPAKHIGWIPPGNQHAAFSESAIEGSAIYLDPACCARLPDVPALFEPDDLTHALFSRLSVAESEYDPRKLTLLLDELAVAPQVHFTLPVPTDPRLKDVVRHLLQFVDDNQTVENHARQAGMSVRTFNRRFRAQTGMNFVNWRQLARVMQAMEWLAAGKPVGWIALSCGYSSVSAFIEVFSAWTGKTPGQWALKEAPFGRR
- a CDS encoding nuclear transport factor 2 family protein; protein product: MSIITSLIADTDNAAQREKMACLLTRLFNGDIDPAEVFTPDYQQVTDGHTLDYRGFIQHLSHVRSQTRTIAFTVAEIACHDELLADRHIVTVTYPGGRQAEIEVYLFAALREGKIWRIHEVTRALSGDASDRTLAHATE
- a CDS encoding DUF6622 family protein; this translates as MFEFLLGVVTHTPAWVWVLFIFLISRGIKARKPATVTLERLAIIPGIFLIWDIYDLVVYRTLTPATVALWTAGILAGAALGYFLIKQAAITRAEAPRSLYRQADYTALPFMMLAFAVKYVLGVMSAISPHTMQQPAMSALAIISGGVFAGVFIGKFARYVEVYNRSVPRPAE